A portion of the Bacillus thuringiensis genome contains these proteins:
- a CDS encoding cation:proton antiporter regulatory subunit, with product MNIRESELPGIGYKFQIVTKGNEKMVIVIHDDGRREMYHFDSDHEESISSISLRDSEARQIAAILGGMVYKPRALENVEMVFEGLAIEWFKVENSAPAIGKTIGDLEIRKTYSVTIIAVMKKNMKKLFNPGPETVIEEGDMLVVSGEREEIKKIINELLSNRGD from the coding sequence ATGAATATTAGAGAAAGTGAACTTCCGGGTATTGGTTATAAGTTTCAAATCGTTACGAAAGGTAACGAAAAGATGGTAATTGTCATTCATGATGATGGACGTAGAGAAATGTATCATTTTGATTCAGACCATGAAGAAAGTATCTCGAGTATTTCACTACGTGACTCAGAGGCAAGACAAATCGCAGCAATATTAGGTGGAATGGTATATAAGCCTAGGGCGTTAGAAAATGTTGAGATGGTTTTTGAAGGTTTAGCGATTGAGTGGTTTAAAGTGGAGAATTCAGCTCCAGCAATCGGAAAAACAATTGGCGATCTTGAAATAAGAAAAACATATAGCGTAACGATCATCGCAGTTATGAAGAAGAACATGAAGAAGCTATTTAATCCAGGACCAGAAACAGTAATTGAAGAAGGAGATATGCTTGTAGTTTCAGGTGAGAGAGAAGAAATTAAAAAAATCATTAATGAATTACTTTCAAATAGGGGGGACTGA
- a CDS encoding MazG nucleotide pyrophosphohydrolase domain-containing protein: MDIVAFQRWVEEFYEKRSWSQYNAFIRLNFLTEEVGEVSRVVRAIEIGRDRPDEDAKTEEELKQELKEELGDVLSNLIILSQKYDLDLQDIMDAHVTKLSKRFEASK, encoded by the coding sequence ATGGATATCGTTGCATTCCAAAGATGGGTTGAGGAATTTTACGAAAAACGAAGCTGGTCACAGTATAATGCCTTTATTCGCTTAAATTTCTTAACTGAGGAAGTTGGGGAAGTTTCACGAGTCGTTCGCGCTATTGAAATCGGCCGTGATCGCCCTGATGAAGATGCGAAAACAGAAGAAGAGCTAAAACAAGAACTAAAAGAAGAACTTGGCGATGTACTATCTAACCTTATTATTCTTTCGCAAAAATATGATTTAGATTTACAAGACATTATGGACGCACACGTCACAAAGCTTTCGAAAAGATTCGAAGCATCTAAATGA
- a CDS encoding methyl-accepting chemotaxis protein: MNFVSIRKKLMFMMGTICALFGIALAFILFFAIDQSRKAETLQKEISPLATELKERGDAYQVQLSALRGYLLQHDQVELDKFNEMSKRLEDSKDKLLSNPNASSSVKSTMELGSTWRKFIEEKVFTLAKEQKWEEALQVASSENGSVYKVIGDFTNYSNEQAKLRDQSIEKIDQSSLGIEYAVFLSLVICIVVAIILAWWFSGKLVKPIQQIDTKLKELASQEGDLTARLQVNSNDEIGAIAASFNKMLENLQHIINRVQKTSVEVQTASENMLEKTNTSREATIRVQSSMSNLNASIQSQTSSMEESSTAMDDMAVSVQRIAESASSVAELAVATSEHASDGSTVIQKSVSQMTTIHEAVNATSEVVERLITHTKYIDTAVQSISNIAEQTNLLALNASIEAARAGEQGKGFAVVADEVRKLAEQSKTAATDINQLLHQIQNDTETASSMMSQGRSEAFEGINVIREAGTSFSTIVEQVNKVSTQMQDISATAEEMAASAEEMNASLNNIASISTEVSSETAATAQSAEQKVIVMNEMTVTAGKMKQTVAELDQLVSHFKTE; encoded by the coding sequence ATGAATTTTGTAAGTATCAGAAAAAAACTTATGTTCATGATGGGAACGATTTGCGCTTTATTCGGTATCGCCTTAGCATTTATTTTATTTTTTGCTATTGACCAATCTCGTAAAGCTGAAACATTACAAAAAGAAATTTCTCCACTGGCAACAGAATTAAAAGAGCGTGGAGACGCCTATCAAGTACAGCTCTCTGCTTTAAGAGGTTATTTACTACAACATGATCAAGTCGAATTAGACAAGTTTAATGAGATGAGTAAACGTCTTGAGGATTCAAAAGATAAACTTCTTTCTAATCCAAATGCTTCTTCGTCCGTAAAAAGCACAATGGAATTAGGGTCTACTTGGAGAAAGTTCATTGAAGAAAAAGTATTCACTCTTGCAAAAGAGCAAAAATGGGAAGAAGCTTTACAAGTAGCTTCTTCAGAAAATGGCTCTGTTTATAAAGTAATTGGTGATTTCACAAATTACAGTAATGAGCAAGCTAAATTGCGTGATCAATCTATTGAAAAAATTGATCAATCTTCACTAGGAATTGAATATGCAGTCTTTCTATCACTTGTTATTTGTATCGTCGTTGCAATTATTCTTGCATGGTGGTTCTCTGGTAAACTTGTGAAACCAATTCAACAAATTGACACGAAACTAAAAGAATTAGCCTCTCAAGAAGGTGACTTAACGGCACGTCTACAAGTAAATAGCAACGATGAAATCGGTGCTATCGCAGCATCATTTAATAAAATGTTAGAAAACCTACAACATATCATTAATCGTGTTCAAAAAACATCAGTGGAAGTACAAACCGCTTCTGAAAATATGCTAGAAAAAACGAATACATCACGCGAGGCGACAATAAGAGTCCAAAGCTCGATGTCCAACTTAAATGCAAGTATTCAATCACAAACTTCTAGTATGGAAGAAAGTTCAACTGCAATGGATGATATGGCAGTAAGTGTTCAGCGTATTGCTGAATCTGCTTCATCTGTAGCGGAACTTGCTGTTGCCACATCTGAACATGCTAGCGATGGAAGTACCGTTATCCAAAAATCTGTTTCACAAATGACAACAATACACGAAGCTGTAAATGCTACGTCAGAAGTGGTTGAACGTCTAATCACTCATACGAAATATATTGATACTGCTGTACAATCTATTTCTAATATCGCTGAGCAAACAAACTTACTTGCTTTAAATGCTTCTATTGAGGCAGCTCGTGCTGGCGAGCAAGGAAAAGGTTTTGCTGTCGTAGCTGACGAAGTTCGAAAACTTGCTGAACAATCTAAAACAGCTGCAACAGACATTAATCAATTACTACATCAAATTCAAAATGATACAGAAACTGCTAGCTCTATGATGTCTCAAGGCCGTTCTGAAGCATTTGAAGGCATTAATGTTATTCGTGAAGCTGGTACTTCTTTCTCAACAATTGTAGAACAAGTAAATAAAGTATCTACTCAAATGCAAGATATATCAGCAACTGCTGAAGAGATGGCTGCAAGTGCTGAAGAAATGAACGCTTCACTTAATAACATCGCTTCTATCTCAACTGAAGTATCCAGCGAAACCGCCGCAACAGCACAATCTGCTGAACAGAAAGTTATCGTTATGAATGAAATGACAGTAACTGCTGGAAAAATGAAACAAACAGTTGCAGAGTTAGATCAACTCGTATCTCATTTTAAAACAGAATAG
- a CDS encoding MarR family winged helix-turn-helix transcriptional regulator, with product MKTGDRLGLLLWFRLSRFYNKSIRETNQHLKKWNVSAAQFDVLAQVGGHDRLTQQELGNKLFVTKGNVTQLLNKMEQLEWISREQEGTTKYISLTEKGRALYEEIVPPQETFQAEKFHNLNIEEQKQLLTLLKKLQ from the coding sequence ATGAAAACAGGAGATAGATTAGGGCTACTATTATGGTTTCGTTTATCACGTTTTTATAATAAGAGTATTCGTGAGACGAATCAGCATTTGAAGAAATGGAATGTATCTGCCGCCCAGTTTGATGTGTTAGCTCAAGTTGGAGGACATGATCGTTTAACGCAGCAAGAACTTGGAAATAAGCTATTTGTTACGAAAGGAAATGTAACGCAGCTTTTAAATAAAATGGAGCAGCTTGAGTGGATTTCGCGTGAACAAGAGGGTACTACGAAATATATTTCTTTAACAGAAAAGGGAAGAGCTTTATATGAGGAAATCGTCCCACCTCAAGAAACGTTCCAAGCAGAGAAGTTTCATAATTTAAATATAGAGGAACAAAAGCAATTATTAACATTACTAAAAAAGTTACAGTAA
- a CDS encoding alanine/glycine:cation symporter family protein translates to MVDIFSRFLEVTNNILWSYILIAMLIGFGLYFSFKLKFVQITQFSEMVSLISKGFNRKEKKKDSISPFQAFCLSAAARIGIGNLAGVALAISMGGPGAIFWMWFIAIIGAATSFVECTLAQIYKVKDGSRFRGGPAYYMEKGLNKRWMGVWFSLLITVTYGLIFNSVQANTVTIAFENAFGLERTIVGALLAVLVAVIIFGGIKSISRITEMIVPPMAIVYIGVAVFVVIKNFNMLPSIFMEIFNGAFGLDQAIAGGIGAAIKYGIQRGLFATEAGMGSSPNAAATSDVSHPAKQGFVQALGVFVDTFLVCTSTAFIVLCSGLYKGSNLEGIELTQNALSSQIGPWASTFLAIIIFLFAFSSLLGNYYYGETNIAFIKESKTWLMIYRVAVVGMVFFGSIAALKTVWSLADLFMGLMVFTNLIAISFLSKFAYAALVDYLKQKKQGKDPVFVANSIPGLKNTECWDGQDVEEKQKAV, encoded by the coding sequence ATGGTTGATATCTTTAGCAGATTCCTTGAGGTAACGAATAATATTTTATGGTCATATATTCTTATTGCAATGCTAATCGGCTTCGGTCTTTATTTTTCTTTTAAATTAAAATTTGTCCAAATTACTCAATTCAGTGAGATGGTCAGTTTAATTAGTAAAGGATTCAATCGAAAAGAAAAGAAGAAAGATAGCATCTCTCCATTCCAAGCATTTTGCTTAAGTGCAGCAGCACGTATCGGTATCGGGAACTTAGCCGGTGTAGCACTAGCAATTTCAATGGGTGGACCTGGCGCAATATTTTGGATGTGGTTTATCGCGATTATCGGAGCAGCTACTAGTTTTGTAGAATGTACGCTTGCGCAAATTTATAAAGTAAAAGATGGAAGCAGGTTCCGTGGTGGCCCAGCATACTACATGGAAAAAGGGTTAAACAAACGCTGGATGGGTGTCTGGTTTTCACTTCTTATTACAGTTACGTACGGATTAATTTTCAATTCAGTTCAAGCCAATACAGTAACAATAGCGTTTGAAAATGCTTTTGGTCTAGAGCGAACGATCGTAGGAGCTCTATTAGCTGTATTAGTTGCAGTTATTATTTTTGGTGGTATTAAAAGTATTTCACGTATTACTGAAATGATTGTTCCTCCAATGGCAATCGTTTATATCGGTGTGGCTGTTTTTGTTGTTATAAAAAACTTCAATATGTTACCAAGCATTTTCATGGAAATATTTAATGGTGCATTCGGATTAGATCAAGCCATCGCTGGTGGTATTGGTGCAGCAATCAAATACGGAATTCAGCGCGGTTTATTTGCGACAGAAGCAGGTATGGGTAGCTCTCCTAATGCCGCTGCAACTTCAGATGTATCTCACCCCGCTAAACAAGGATTCGTTCAAGCATTAGGTGTTTTCGTAGATACATTCTTAGTATGTACATCAACAGCATTTATCGTATTATGTTCTGGACTTTACAAAGGATCGAATTTAGAAGGTATCGAATTAACACAAAACGCATTAAGTTCACAAATCGGACCGTGGGCAAGCACTTTCTTAGCGATTATTATTTTCCTATTCGCTTTCAGTTCTCTACTAGGAAACTACTATTATGGTGAAACAAATATTGCATTCATTAAAGAAAGTAAAACATGGTTAATGATTTATCGTGTTGCAGTTGTCGGAATGGTATTCTTCGGATCAATCGCTGCTCTTAAAACAGTTTGGAGTTTAGCTGATTTATTCATGGGACTAATGGTATTCACAAACTTAATTGCCATCTCATTCCTTAGCAAATTTGCTTACGCTGCATTAGTAGACTATTTGAAGCAGAAGAAACAAGGAAAAGATCCTGTCTTCGTTGCAAACTCTATCCCTGGCTTAAAGAATACAGAGTGCTGGGATGGACAGGATGTAGAAGAAAAGCAAAAAGCTGTTTAA
- a CDS encoding metal-sulfur cluster assembly factor produces MSQEAFENKLFTNLEAVIDPELGVDIVNLGLVYDVTADENNNAVITMTMTSIGCPMAGQIVSDVKKVLSTNVPEVNEIEVNVVWNPPWSKERMSRMAKIALGIRD; encoded by the coding sequence ATGTCACAAGAAGCATTTGAAAATAAATTATTTACCAATTTAGAAGCTGTTATTGACCCTGAACTAGGTGTTGATATCGTTAATCTTGGATTAGTGTATGATGTTACAGCAGATGAAAATAATAATGCTGTCATTACGATGACTATGACTTCTATCGGTTGTCCAATGGCTGGGCAAATCGTATCAGACGTTAAAAAAGTATTATCAACGAACGTACCTGAAGTTAATGAAATAGAAGTAAATGTCGTTTGGAACCCACCGTGGTCGAAAGAACGTATGTCACGTATGGCGAAAATCGCATTAGGTATTCGCGACTAG
- a CDS encoding cation:proton antiporter: protein MDTLIFEVGTALVLVAIAAVIAGKFKFSVIPFLIVLGMLVGPHAPTIGVIDLKFIESASVISFLGRIGVLFLLFYLGLEFSMKKLIKSGRSIAIGGTIYILINFSLGLLYGFIMGFPLLEILIIAGIITISSSAIVAKVLVDLRRTGNNETELILGIIMFEDIFLAVYLSVVSGLVLGDHASFLGALTSIGIALGYMLLFFIVARKATPLLNKLLNISSDEIFIIVVFASLFFIAGFSETIHVAEAIGALLLGLVFSETEHSDRIEHLVVPFRDFFGAIFFFSFGLSIDPFSLGGAIWLTLGAVLLTIIGNFVAGMIAGRQAGLSHKASTNIGLTIVSRGEFSIIMANIGIAGGLMSVLKPFSALYVLILSILGPLLTKESKNVYKFLNKIFKWDTKTN from the coding sequence ATGGATACGTTAATTTTTGAAGTTGGTACAGCTTTAGTTTTAGTGGCAATTGCAGCGGTAATTGCAGGGAAATTTAAATTCTCAGTAATTCCTTTTCTAATCGTTCTTGGAATGTTAGTAGGACCGCATGCACCGACAATAGGTGTTATCGATCTCAAATTTATTGAAAGTGCAAGTGTAATTTCCTTCCTTGGACGGATTGGGGTTCTATTCCTTCTATTCTATCTAGGATTAGAATTTTCAATGAAAAAACTAATTAAATCTGGACGCTCTATTGCGATTGGCGGAACGATTTATATTTTAATTAACTTTTCACTTGGTTTGTTATACGGATTTATAATGGGATTCCCATTACTAGAAATCTTAATTATTGCGGGTATTATTACGATTTCTTCTAGCGCTATCGTTGCTAAAGTGTTAGTGGACTTAAGAAGAACTGGTAATAATGAAACCGAATTAATTTTAGGAATTATTATGTTTGAAGATATATTCCTTGCTGTATATTTATCAGTTGTTTCTGGTTTAGTACTTGGGGATCACGCTTCCTTCTTAGGTGCCCTTACTTCAATTGGAATTGCTTTAGGATATATGCTTCTATTCTTTATAGTAGCTAGAAAGGCTACACCGTTATTAAATAAATTGCTCAATATTAGCTCAGATGAAATCTTTATTATTGTAGTATTTGCTTCTTTATTCTTCATTGCTGGTTTTTCAGAAACAATTCACGTTGCAGAAGCAATTGGAGCACTTCTTCTAGGATTAGTTTTCTCTGAGACGGAGCATAGTGACCGAATTGAACATCTTGTTGTTCCATTTAGAGACTTTTTCGGAGCTATTTTCTTCTTCAGCTTCGGGTTAAGTATTGATCCGTTCTCATTAGGCGGAGCGATATGGTTAACGTTAGGTGCTGTCCTTCTTACGATAATCGGTAACTTTGTAGCGGGAATGATTGCAGGAAGACAAGCTGGATTATCTCATAAAGCATCAACAAATATCGGATTAACAATCGTTTCAAGAGGAGAGTTCTCCATCATTATGGCTAATATCGGTATCGCCGGTGGTTTAATGTCAGTCTTAAAACCATTCTCAGCACTATACGTGCTTATACTATCCATTTTAGGCCCACTTCTGACAAAAGAGTCGAAGAATGTATATAAATTCTTAAATAAAATCTTTAAGTGGGATACGAAGACTAACTAA
- a CDS encoding DedA family protein, translated as MLGELIHSVLVFLEGLGYWGIMLGLMLEVIPSEIVLSYAGYLVSTGSITFWGAVAFGTIGGVIAQLFIYWIGRYGGRPVLERYGKYILIQKKHIDYAEDWFNRYGTGVIFTARFIPVVRHAISIPAGIAKMSHAKFITLTTLAVIPWSIVFVYLGFKLGTEWESINKVAGPYVKYFALAAIVCAIGYFVLKKVMKKK; from the coding sequence ATGCTAGGAGAGTTGATTCATTCAGTTTTAGTTTTTTTAGAAGGACTTGGTTATTGGGGAATTATGCTGGGATTAATGCTAGAGGTTATTCCAAGTGAAATCGTATTGTCTTATGCAGGTTATTTAGTATCAACAGGAAGCATTACATTTTGGGGCGCTGTCGCGTTCGGTACAATTGGTGGTGTAATCGCACAACTATTCATTTATTGGATTGGTCGATATGGAGGAAGACCTGTTCTTGAACGATATGGAAAATATATTTTAATTCAGAAGAAACATATTGATTATGCTGAAGATTGGTTTAATCGTTATGGAACTGGCGTTATCTTTACTGCACGTTTTATTCCGGTTGTGCGTCATGCTATTTCGATACCAGCAGGTATTGCGAAAATGTCACATGCTAAGTTTATTACGCTAACTACATTAGCTGTTATTCCGTGGTCGATTGTGTTTGTATATTTAGGTTTTAAATTAGGAACAGAGTGGGAAAGCATTAATAAAGTTGCGGGGCCATATGTGAAATACTTTGCACTTGCTGCTATTGTTTGTGCAATTGGTTATTTTGTATTAAAAAAAGTGATGAAAAAAAAGTGA
- the nprB gene encoding neutral protease NprB, protein MKKQVISSALALTVIAGGFGAFGATTTKAEEQKIQYHQEFKTPAYIGEEWKAPEGLDKKETVFQYLESKKDMFKLAGNIEKHFNIVGEEKDAESDTTHVKLVEKHNNIPVYGSDQTVTLDKENNVKAFFGQVIPNLDDKNIPAAASITAEQAETIAKADIEKEIGKVKSYDGVKKDLFVYEKDGNYYLAYLVKASISKPAPGYWHYFVDATNGNVIEKYNAVDNITGFGYGVLGARQSFEIAQDTKTGQFNLFDGKRGQGIHTFDAENMDENWFNLFSQWLGYTGEEVESKSKFFEDKAAVDAHVNAGKVYDYYKKTFNRNSFDDKGAKLISTVHVGESWNNAAWNGVQMMYGDGDGKTFIPLSAGLDVIGHELTHAVTEHTANLVYKNESGALNESLSDIMGVMVEKKSWDLGADIYTPGKPGDALRSLKDPASIPNPLKPGEGYPDHYNKRYTGTADNGGVHINSSINNKAAYLVSEGGDHYGVKVTGVGREATEKIYYRALTKYLTANSDFKMMRQAALQSAEDLYGKNSKAVQAVTKAYDAVGVK, encoded by the coding sequence GTGAAAAAGCAAGTCATTTCATCAGCATTAGCGTTAACTGTTATCGCCGGGGGATTTGGAGCGTTTGGGGCAACGACAACGAAAGCGGAAGAACAAAAAATTCAATATCATCAAGAATTTAAAACACCTGCATACATAGGTGAAGAATGGAAAGCACCGGAAGGACTAGATAAAAAAGAGACGGTCTTTCAATACTTAGAGAGTAAGAAAGATATGTTTAAATTAGCAGGAAATATTGAAAAGCATTTTAATATCGTTGGGGAAGAAAAAGACGCTGAATCTGATACGACACATGTGAAGTTAGTTGAGAAACATAATAACATTCCTGTGTACGGTTCTGATCAAACTGTTACACTTGATAAAGAAAATAATGTAAAAGCATTCTTCGGACAAGTTATTCCGAATTTAGATGATAAAAATATTCCTGCAGCTGCAAGTATTACTGCGGAACAAGCAGAAACAATTGCAAAGGCAGATATTGAGAAAGAAATTGGTAAAGTAAAGAGTTATGACGGTGTGAAAAAAGATTTATTTGTATATGAAAAGGACGGTAATTACTACCTTGCATACTTAGTTAAGGCATCGATTTCAAAACCAGCTCCAGGGTATTGGCATTATTTTGTTGATGCAACGAATGGAAATGTTATTGAGAAATATAACGCTGTAGATAACATTACTGGATTTGGTTACGGAGTATTAGGAGCTAGACAATCATTTGAAATTGCTCAAGATACGAAAACAGGACAATTCAACTTGTTTGATGGTAAACGAGGACAAGGTATCCATACATTTGATGCAGAGAATATGGACGAGAACTGGTTTAATTTATTCTCGCAATGGCTTGGATATACAGGAGAAGAAGTTGAAAGTAAATCTAAGTTCTTCGAAGATAAAGCTGCAGTTGATGCGCATGTAAATGCAGGAAAAGTATATGATTACTACAAAAAGACATTTAATCGTAACTCTTTCGATGATAAAGGTGCGAAGCTTATTTCTACTGTTCACGTAGGAGAGAGCTGGAATAACGCGGCTTGGAATGGTGTACAAATGATGTATGGTGATGGCGATGGAAAAACATTCATTCCATTATCTGCTGGACTTGATGTTATCGGTCACGAATTAACGCATGCTGTAACTGAACATACAGCAAACCTTGTTTATAAAAATGAGTCAGGGGCGTTAAATGAATCGTTATCTGATATTATGGGTGTTATGGTTGAGAAGAAGAGCTGGGATTTAGGTGCTGACATTTATACACCTGGTAAACCAGGCGATGCACTTCGTTCATTAAAAGATCCAGCGTCTATTCCAAACCCATTAAAACCAGGTGAAGGTTACCCAGATCACTATAATAAACGTTATACTGGAACAGCTGATAATGGCGGCGTTCATATTAACAGTAGTATTAATAATAAAGCTGCTTATTTAGTATCTGAAGGCGGAGATCATTACGGCGTGAAAGTAACTGGAGTGGGCCGTGAAGCGACAGAAAAAATTTACTACCGCGCTCTTACGAAATATTTAACTGCAAACTCTGACTTCAAAATGATGCGTCAAGCTGCTCTTCAGTCAGCTGAAGATTTATATGGTAAAAACTCTAAAGCTGTACAAGCTGTAACGAAAGCTTATGATGCAGTAGGCGTAAAATAA
- a CDS encoding DUF3920 family protein — protein sequence MELQFQNVYQQVENWYVLDSELPWDVKKLREDLFSLIEACKTPVIFCDTCDANDVLLSLGEEEEEFLFPVGGFYHKEKQLIFVCMWEEYEQVLKTLLHEFRHAMQHKRDILYVGSERYEERWIEKDARKFAERKLDEYKNRKLM from the coding sequence ATGGAACTCCAGTTTCAAAATGTATATCAACAGGTAGAGAATTGGTATGTGTTGGATTCGGAGCTTCCTTGGGATGTCAAAAAGCTGAGAGAGGATTTGTTTTCTCTTATTGAAGCATGTAAAACGCCCGTTATTTTTTGTGATACGTGTGATGCAAACGATGTGCTTCTATCATTAGGGGAAGAGGAAGAAGAGTTCTTATTTCCAGTAGGTGGTTTTTATCATAAAGAAAAGCAATTAATTTTCGTTTGTATGTGGGAAGAGTATGAACAAGTTCTCAAAACGCTACTGCATGAATTTCGCCATGCGATGCAGCATAAGAGAGATATATTGTATGTGGGAAGTGAACGGTACGAAGAGCGGTGGATTGAAAAAGATGCGAGGAAGTTCGCGGAGAGGAAATTGGATGAATATAAGAATAGAAAGTTAATGTAA
- a CDS encoding DinB family protein encodes MGRSVLKMYNYHLWANEVILNRLKELPQDIFHKEVKSGFSSVAKVMSHIYLTDLAWFEIISGKSMSDAMVHTDQLREQLETKNIEEMKTSFYELSKRYKVLLSSQQDYEKVVEVDNPYAGHLDTTVSETILHVVTHGAYHRGNIATMLRQMGYTSVMQDFGLFLYSK; translated from the coding sequence ATGGGGCGTTCTGTATTAAAAATGTATAATTACCACTTATGGGCAAATGAAGTTATTTTAAATCGCTTAAAAGAACTACCGCAAGACATTTTCCATAAGGAAGTTAAGAGTGGTTTTTCTTCGGTGGCAAAAGTAATGTCTCACATATACCTCACAGATTTAGCCTGGTTTGAGATTATTTCTGGTAAAAGCATGAGTGATGCAATGGTACACACAGACCAATTGAGAGAGCAGCTGGAAACAAAAAATATTGAGGAAATGAAAACTAGTTTTTATGAATTATCTAAACGATATAAAGTACTTTTAAGTAGTCAACAAGATTATGAAAAAGTGGTTGAGGTTGATAATCCATATGCTGGGCACCTAGATACGACGGTTTCTGAAACAATACTACACGTGGTCACCCACGGAGCATATCACCGTGGGAATATAGCCACAATGTTGCGGCAAATGGGTTATACCTCTGTTATGCAAGATTTTGGACTGTTTCTATATTCAAAATGA
- a CDS encoding Dps family protein, which produces MNKQVIEVLNKQVANWSVLFTKLHNFHWYVKGPQFFTLHEKFEELYTESATHIDEIAERILAIGGKPVATMKEYLELSSIQEAAYGETAEGMVEAIMKDYEMMLVELKKGMEIAQDSDDEMTSDLLLGIYTELEKHAWMLRAFLNQ; this is translated from the coding sequence ATGAACAAACAAGTAATCGAAGTATTAAACAAACAAGTAGCAAACTGGAGCGTTTTATTCACAAAACTTCACAACTTCCATTGGTACGTAAAAGGACCTCAATTCTTCACATTACACGAGAAATTCGAAGAACTTTACACAGAATCAGCTACTCATATCGATGAAATTGCAGAACGTATTTTAGCAATTGGCGGCAAACCAGTAGCAACAATGAAAGAATACTTAGAACTATCTTCTATTCAAGAAGCAGCATACGGAGAAACTGCAGAAGGGATGGTCGAAGCAATCATGAAAGACTACGAAATGATGCTAGTCGAACTGAAAAAAGGCATGGAAATCGCTCAAGACTCTGACGACGAAATGACATCTGACCTACTACTAGGCATCTACACAGAACTAGAAAAACACGCTTGGATGCTACGTGCGTTCTTGAATCAATAA
- a CDS encoding pirin family protein, which yields MFRKVDHKNMGRANHGWLNTHFHFSFANYYNPNNMNFGALRVINDDLVAAQTGFDMHPHRDMEIISYVVDGALTHEDSMGNRGTIERGHVQYMSAGTGVFHSEHNLGDETLRLLQIWILPDRADHKPNYGEFKFDWSKRENEWFHMVSSVEGNAPIQIHQDANLYSLSLEAGKEIHFPVKEGRQLYLVQIEGSSVINGENLVMRDAAEAVEEDIHIEAKEQSHYLAIELKKQ from the coding sequence ATGTTTAGAAAAGTTGATCATAAAAATATGGGCAGAGCAAATCATGGCTGGTTAAATACACATTTTCATTTTTCTTTTGCTAATTACTATAACCCAAATAACATGAACTTCGGAGCGTTACGTGTTATTAATGATGATCTAGTAGCAGCACAAACTGGTTTTGATATGCATCCGCACCGTGATATGGAGATTATTTCTTACGTTGTAGATGGTGCTTTAACACACGAAGACAGCATGGGAAATCGCGGAACGATTGAGCGTGGACATGTTCAATATATGAGTGCTGGCACGGGTGTATTTCATAGCGAGCATAATTTAGGCGATGAAACGCTGCGTTTATTACAAATTTGGATTTTACCAGACCGTGCGGATCATAAACCAAACTATGGTGAGTTTAAATTTGATTGGAGCAAGCGCGAAAATGAATGGTTTCATATGGTATCTTCAGTAGAAGGAAATGCACCAATTCAAATTCACCAAGATGCGAATTTATACTCCTTATCATTAGAGGCTGGAAAAGAAATTCATTTTCCAGTGAAAGAAGGCCGTCAATTGTACCTTGTACAAATTGAAGGAAGCAGTGTAATCAATGGTGAAAATCTTGTTATGCGTGATGCAGCAGAAGCGGTAGAAGAAGATATTCATATTGAAGCAAAAGAGCAATCTCATTATTTAGCAATTGAATTGAAAAAACAATAA
- a CDS encoding NADH dehydrogenase gives MDATCVLESIIDFKAEAARSEQEGVGTPDYEALFASNEGVKQPTVLAAGAGY, from the coding sequence TTGGATGCTACGTGCGTTCTTGAATCAATAATAGACTTTAAAGCAGAAGCGGCTCGTTCAGAACAGGAGGGTGTTGGAACTCCTGATTACGAGGCGCTTTTTGCCTCGAATGAAGGAGTGAAACAACCGACTGTTCTAGCCGCTGGAGCTGGATATTAA